The following DNA comes from Simkania negevensis Z.
TGATGCAGCCTTTATTCAAGTCAAAAAAGCACACGATTCAGAGAAGTATTTGGCCGAAGTTGAATGGCTTGGACATGATTGTGACTTGGCGATTCTCACGGTTCCTGATGAGGCGTTTTTTGAAGGGACGTATCCTCTTGAAATTGCAACAGAGATTGCCCCTGTTCAGGCAGAGGTTAAAGTCTTAGGCTATCCTGTTGGAGGAGTTGACCTTTCTGTGACTCGAGGCATCATCTCGAGAACCGAAGTTTGTAACTATAACTTTAGTCGGAATTCTCTTCTTTGTTCTCAAATTGACGCTCCCCTCAATCCAGGAAATAGTGGGGGGCCTGTGCTGGAAAATGGGAAAGTTGTAGGTGTTGCTCATCAGGCAATTTTCTTTGGGCAAAATCTCGGTTATATGATTCCCATTCCCATCATTCGTCATTTTTTAAAAGAAGTCGATGAAGGGAAATATCACGGTTTCCCTAAGGGAGGAGTACGATTTCAAACGATGGAAAACCCTGCACTTCGCGGATTTTATCAAATGGGTAAGGAAACAACAGGCGTCTTGATCACCTTGGTGAATGAAACTTCATTTTTTCACGATAAACTTTATCCAGGTGATGTTCTCTTAGCAATCGATGGGGTTTCGATTGCAAATGATGGAACCATTGATTTTGAGAACCGAAAAAGGGTTTCTTTGTCGCATCTTTTTTCGATCAAGTATTATGACGAATTTATCGATTTAGAAATTTTGCGCGATGGTGAGCGACTTACACTTTCAGTTCACTTACAAAGTAATATGGCAGGGCAAGATTTGGTTGGTGAAATCCAATATAACAAGCGGCCGACATACTACACAGTTGGGGGATTAGTCTTTCAACCTCTAACGGTTAACTATTTAATTCATGCTTTTGAACAAGACTCTCCAGCTCTCAATTTTCTTTATTATTTAAAGCACGGTAAAATATCAGAGGATCGTTCTCAAGTGGTTGTGTTGACACGGGTTTTACCTGATTCTGTGAACGTGGGTTACCAAAAAATCGTTGATGAAGTGGTCTCTTCTGTTAATGGGGTGAAAATCCGCAACATTCGAGACTTGATCAATGCCTTTGAAAAGAGCACAGGTCCTTACATTCATCTGGCTTTAGAAACAGACGGTGAAATTGTCTTGGATCGAGATCATGTTTTAGAGCGCAATACAAAAATACTCAGTAATTACTTAATCCCTAATGATCGTTCAGAGGATTTGCGATGAGAAAGTTCTTAGCCTTTTTATGTTTAACTTCTTCTCTTTTAGCAGCAGACTACCGTTTTTCAGGAACAGCTGACGAAAGGCATGACGAGATGGTAGAGCATTATAGTGAGATGAAAAAACAGCCTGGAATTTGGGAACGGAAATACATGACAGGAGATTGGGGAGGAGGACGTTCAAAGTTGGCACGTGATGGCGTGACAATTGGCTCTTCTTATGTTGCTGATATTTTAGGAAATCCCGTGGGAGGAAATGCCCATGGTATTGCATTTGCAGGGTCGTTTGGCTTGGATATAAATATCGACTTTGGTGTGTTTTCTACATTAAAGGGGCTAGAGCTTTATACATCTGTTGTAGCGCGGACGGGAACGAATTTAAGTGCAAAGAAAATTGGGAACCAGTTCACTGTGGCTCAAGTTTATGGGGGACAAAACATTCGCTATAATGAGCTTTATCTCAGATTGACTTTACTCTCTGGTTATATCTTGATGAAGGCAGGACGTCTCGATGGGGGAAATGACTTTCTACAATCAGAGCTCTATTACAAATATGTGAACAATGGTTTTGATGGAAACCCGGTCTCTATTTTCCTGAATACACCTTCATTTACAGCTTACCCAAATGCGACTTGGGGGTTCTTTTTGCAGTTTTTTACCTATAAGCGATTGCTTGCGAAGTTTGCGATCTATGTTGCAGAGCCTGATGTGAGTCAAAACAGATATCACGGATTCAACTGGACCTTTAATGGAAGTGACGGGGTCTTACTTATGACCGAATGGTCGTATCGGGTGAATCGCCTCAAAGGAGATACCGGGTATCCTGGAAATTATCGCGTAGGTTTCTACTATGTAACCGATCAAAAGGGACCGAAGTTTAAGGGAGGAAATTATCACGGAGATTGGGGGTACTATTTTCTGCTTGACCAAATGGTTTATCGACATGGTGAAACTGACCGTGGGTTAACTCCTTTTGTGGCTTTGCTTTTTGCTCCCAAAGACCGGAATATCCAGCCTTTCTACATGACAGCGGGACTAGTCTATAAGGGGCTCTTTGCAAAGCGTCCTCAGGATTACACTAACATTGGAGTGATTTATGGAAAATACAGCTCCGATATGCGCGCAGCACAAGAGCTGGCAAAACAGACCAAGATGGTGGGTCCTTTTGGCAACCGCCCTCAAAATTTTGAAGCGGTGATCGAACTCAACCATTGGTTTCAGGTGAATCAGTGGTTTCAAATTGTTCCTGATATCCAGTACATCATCAATCCAAAAGGATTTGGGAATATCCCAGATGCTCTGGTAGTTGGAGCTCAAGTCGGCGTTGTCTTTTAGTCCTATTTCAGATCTACGCGTCTACAGTAAAAATTATACTTAATCAACTTTGAAGCTGTTTTAGTATAATTTTTTTAGATTGGATTTTTATAATAATTATATTTTTTATTATTTAATATTTATTTGTTTTCATTTATAATTAATTTCATATTTATTACAATTGTAACCATGTTAATAACGTTTCAAATCAATTTTGATGAGGTTTAAAATAATGGGTATGGAATCAGAAGGGATTCAAGCAAGTCAATCTTTGTCAGGATGGATGATTGACAAGATCACAGATTGGCGTAATGAAGACAGTTCATGGTTTACATCTTTTTGCAAAAGGGTGACTACAGAGATTGGGTACGGCATTGCTGCTCTTGTAGGAACTGTGGAAACAGTTGGTAAAGGTGCTCTTGGGATTTTCCTTTCTTTGTTCAGCTTACTTCTACCTGAAAGGGCACGCCAAGCTGTATTTGACGAAGCAGCTGGTCCGTTACTTGATAGCGCCATTCTTTCAGCTTGTAGCACGGTTTTATCGGTGACATCTTTTGTTGAAAACTTCTTTGTCGATAACATCGATCTTCAAGCGCACTTCAATACACTATTTGGCTGGATTCCATTTGAAGAAGCGTAATCCTTAATGTTTTTTGAATGGGGGTATTTAGTTTGCTCCCATTCAAGCTAGTGCTCCATGACAAAAAATTCTATAGCTAATTTGATCCAGATTTTCGCTGAATTTTTTTCTCCCAAAATTGACCACATTGTCCATGAGACAAGGGGGATTTTAAAAGATGAAAAGATGCTCGAAAGATCGGTCAAGTAGCGTTAG
Coding sequences within:
- a CDS encoding carbohydrate porin, giving the protein MRKFLAFLCLTSSLLAADYRFSGTADERHDEMVEHYSEMKKQPGIWERKYMTGDWGGGRSKLARDGVTIGSSYVADILGNPVGGNAHGIAFAGSFGLDINIDFGVFSTLKGLELYTSVVARTGTNLSAKKIGNQFTVAQVYGGQNIRYNELYLRLTLLSGYILMKAGRLDGGNDFLQSELYYKYVNNGFDGNPVSIFLNTPSFTAYPNATWGFFLQFFTYKRLLAKFAIYVAEPDVSQNRYHGFNWTFNGSDGVLLMTEWSYRVNRLKGDTGYPGNYRVGFYYVTDQKGPKFKGGNYHGDWGYYFLLDQMVYRHGETDRGLTPFVALLFAPKDRNIQPFYMTAGLVYKGLFAKRPQDYTNIGVIYGKYSSDMRAAQELAKQTKMVGPFGNRPQNFEAVIELNHWFQVNQWFQIVPDIQYIINPKGFGNIPDALVVGAQVGVVF
- a CDS encoding S1C family serine protease, with the translated sequence MKQLTCFFLLCCSLVFGSYSVEESVVKIYQTRNAYDYESPWSSPFQEKRGGSGFIISGNRILTNAHVVSDAAFIQVKKAHDSEKYLAEVEWLGHDCDLAILTVPDEAFFEGTYPLEIATEIAPVQAEVKVLGYPVGGVDLSVTRGIISRTEVCNYNFSRNSLLCSQIDAPLNPGNSGGPVLENGKVVGVAHQAIFFGQNLGYMIPIPIIRHFLKEVDEGKYHGFPKGGVRFQTMENPALRGFYQMGKETTGVLITLVNETSFFHDKLYPGDVLLAIDGVSIANDGTIDFENRKRVSLSHLFSIKYYDEFIDLEILRDGERLTLSVHLQSNMAGQDLVGEIQYNKRPTYYTVGGLVFQPLTVNYLIHAFEQDSPALNFLYYLKHGKISEDRSQVVVLTRVLPDSVNVGYQKIVDEVVSSVNGVKIRNIRDLINAFEKSTGPYIHLALETDGEIVLDRDHVLERNTKILSNYLIPNDRSEDLR